TGGGCGTGATGCTGGTGCTGGCCGCCGCCATCGGCTCGAGCACCGCCCTGGCCGGCGCGGCGATCAGCGCCCGGGTGGCCGGGGTCCCCACCGGACCGGCCATCGTGCTGCTCTCGAGCGGCGTGCTGATCGCCTCGTTGCTCTTCGCCCCCCGCCGCGGATGGGTCGCCGCCCGGCAGCGGCGTCGGCGCGCGACACGCGCGATCCGCGAGGAGAATCTGCTCAAGGACATCTACCGGGCCGCGGAGGACGCCGGTGACCTGGCGGGCAGCGTGCCCCTCGCCCTGCTGCTCGGACTGCGCCGGGTCTCTCCCCGCCGCCTGCGCCGCACCACCAACCTGCTGCGGCGCGGGGGCCTGCTGCGAGAGGAGGGCGACACCCTGCGCCTGACCGACGCCGGCCGTCGGGCGGCGGCGGGAGTGGTACGCCGCCACCGGCTGTGGGAGCTCTACCTGACCCGCCGACTCGACCTGGCCCCCGACCACGTACACCGGGACGCCGAGGCGATGGAACACGTCCTCAGCGAGCAGACCGTCGAGCGTATCGACGACCTGCTCGGTCGCCCCACCACCGACCCCCACGGTCGCAACATTCCCCGTGACGACGAGCCGGCCTGATGAACCCGACCTTCGTCATCCTGCTCACGGGAGCCCTGATCGCCACGAGCTGCGCGCTGGTGGGATCCTTTCTCGTCCTGCGACGGATGGCCCTGCTGGGAGACGCCATTTCCCACGCGGTGCTGCCGGGAATCGTGCTGGCCTTCCTGCTCACCGGCCGGCGCAACAGCCTGGTGATGCTGGTGGGCGCCGCCGCGGTGGGCGTGCTGACGGTCTTCCTGGTGGAGCTCTTCGTCCGCTCCCGGCGGCTGCGGGAGGACGCGTCGATCGGCGTGGTCTTCCCCGCGCTCTTTGCCCTGGGCGTGGTGCTGGTCACCCGCTGGGCGGGGCAGGTGGACCTGGACGTGGAGTGCGTGCTCTACGGAGAGATCGCCTACGTGCCCTGGGACCTGTGGATCGTGGGCGACACATCCCTCGGCCCCCGGGCCCTGTGGACCGCCGGCGGCGTGCTGCTCGCCGACCTGCTGCTCGTCACCCTGCTCTACAAGGAACTCAAGGCCACCACCTTCGATCCGGCCTTCGCCGCGTCGGTGGGCATCTCGCCCCTGGTGGTGCACTACCTGCTGATGAGCGCGGTCTCGGTAACGGTGGTCGGGTCGTTCGAGGCGGTGGGCGCGATTCTCGTGGTGGCGATGCTGATCGTCCCCGCGGCCACCGCCTACCTGCTCACCGAACGCCTCTCGCGCATGCTGGCCCTGGCCGTGGCCGCCGGCATCGCCGCCTCCAGCGGCGGCTACCTGCTGGCCCGCTGGCTGGACGTCTCCATCGCCGGAGCCATGGCCACGGTGGCCGGCGGGCTCTTCCTGCTGGCCCTCGCGGCCTCCCCCCGCCACGGGTTGATAGCCCGCTGGTGGCGCCGGCGGCGGCTGACCGCCCGACTCCTGGCCGCCGCCGGGCAGGGCAAAAACGAATCCCGGGGGTAGACTGCTTGCTTTGCCGCGCGGCGGAAGGCGGAGGCCTCCCGCAACCGCGCCCCTTTCCACGGAGATCACAGACCATGAAGACCTCGCTCCTCGCCGCGCTGGCCGCCGCCTCACTGCTCGCCGCCCCCTCTCTGGCGGCCGACCCGGCCACCCCGCCCGCCACCTCCCCCGACGACAGTTCCACCCTCTACGCCCTGGGCGTGGCGGTCTCGCGCAACCTGCTCTCCTTCGACCTGAGCGAAAAGGAGACCGCCGAGATGCTCCGGGGCCTTTCCGACGGCCTGGCCGGCAAGGCGGACATCGACATCAACGCCTACCAGGCGAAGATCGTCGAACTCCAGAGCAGCCGCCTGGCCCGCAGGCTCGAAAAGGAAAAGGCCGCCGCCAGCGCCTTCCTCGCCCAGCAGGCCCAGCGCCCGGGCGCCGAGAAGCTGGATTCGGGACTGATCTTCGAGACCCTCGAGGCCGGTCAGGGAGACTCCCCCTCCCCCACGTCCCAGCTCAAGGTCTACTACAAGGGCAGTCTTCGGGACGGCACGGTCTTCGACTCGCGGC
This DNA window, taken from Acidobacteriota bacterium, encodes the following:
- a CDS encoding metal ABC transporter permease, which translates into the protein MNPTFVILLTGALIATSCALVGSFLVLRRMALLGDAISHAVLPGIVLAFLLTGRRNSLVMLVGAAAVGVLTVFLVELFVRSRRLREDASIGVVFPALFALGVVLVTRWAGQVDLDVECVLYGEIAYVPWDLWIVGDTSLGPRALWTAGGVLLADLLLVTLLYKELKATTFDPAFAASVGISPLVVHYLLMSAVSVTVVGSFEAVGAILVVAMLIVPAATAYLLTERLSRMLALAVAAGIAASSGGYLLARWLDVSIAGAMATVAGGLFLLALAASPRHGLIARWWRRRRLTARLLAAAGQGKNESRG
- a CDS encoding FKBP-type peptidyl-prolyl cis-trans isomerase, with protein sequence MKTSLLAALAAASLLAAPSLAADPATPPATSPDDSSTLYALGVAVSRNLLSFDLSEKETAEMLRGLSDGLAGKADIDINAYQAKIVELQSSRLARRLEKEKAAASAFLAQQAQRPGAEKLDSGLIFETLEAGQGDSPSPTSQLKVYYKGSLRDGTVFDSRLAPGEPAEIPLTSVISCWKEALPRMKVGGKARIVCPADLAYGDPGRPPVIPGGAPLVFEIELVAIQ